From Paenibacillus sp. PL2-23:
CGAATTGTCGAGATTGGCGCTCTCGGCGACGTGCCGGACGCTATCGAATTCGATGCCACGGGCTTAACCGTAATGGCAGGCATGGTTGACGCGCACGTGCATCTGAACGAGCCGGGGCTGGGCGATTGGGAAGGCTTCCGAACAGGCACGGCGGCACTGGCGGCAGGCGGTGTTACGACGTATATCGATATGCCGCTGAACGGACTGCCGCCGACCGTGACGGTGGCGGCGTTGGAGCAGAAGCTTGCCGCTGCCCGCAGCAGCTCCTATGTGGACTTTGCGTTATGGGGCGGTCTTGTGCCAGGCAAGCTGGAGCATCTAGCGCCGCTGCGCGAGGCCGGCGTTGCCGGCTACAAGGCCTTCATGTCGACGGCCGGAGGTCCTGGCGAAGACGCCTTCCGCGAGGTTGACGATTATACGCTGCTGGAGGGCATGAAGCGAATCGCTGCGGAGGGCAAGGTGCTGGCGCTCCATGCGGAGAGTGAGCCGATCGTCTCCAAGCTGGCGGAGGAGATGCGGGTAGCAGGGCGCGTATCGGCGGGCGACTATACCGCTTCCCGGCCAATTATCGCCGAGCTGGAAGCGGTGAATCGGGCGTTATTTTATGCGGAACAGACGGGCTGTGCCCTTCATTTCGTCCATATAAGCAGCGAAGCGGGGGTGAGGGCGATTGAAAGCGCGAAGCGGCGCGGGCTCGATGTCACGCTGGAGACATGCCCGCATTACCTCAAGCTGACGGACGCATCGCTGGCGACGAAGGGAGCGGCTGCCAAGTGCGCGCCTCCGCTGCGAAGCGCCGAGGAGCAGGAGAAGCTTTGGCGGGCAGTAACTGAGGGCTGTGTCGATATGATCGCTTCCGACCATTCGCCCTGTCCGGAAGAGATGAAGGCGGGAGACGACATATTCGCGGCCTGGGGCGGCATTGCGGGCGCGCAAAGCTCGATGGAGCTGATGATTGGGGAGGGCCACGTGAAACGCGGCATACCGCTCACGAAGCTGACCCGCATGCTCAGCCTGGAGCCAGCCCGTCGGTTCGGGTTATCCAGCCGCAAGGGGGAGATCCGGATTGGAGCGGACGCTGATCTGGCGCTGCTCGATCTGAACGCCGGCTATGTGCTGGAGCGGGAGGGGCTGTACCACAAGCACAAGCATAGTCCGTACATCGGAGAGACGATGCATTGCGCCATTCAGGCGACAATATCGCGCGGGCGGGTGATCTATAACAGGCGGACGGGAATTGAGGGGGAGCCGGAAGGGGAATGGCTGCGCTGCAAGTAAGCTGGGCACAAGGGAGTTGACAATGATGGGACTGGACGCGCCGCTCTCAGAGCAAACAAAGGAAGAGCTGCTGCAGCGCCTGGAGATGCTGGTCATGAATCTCTTGGAGGAGCTCGCCCTTTACTCGTCAAGCGAAGGCTCGGGTGTGACTCGGCTGCTCTTCTCCAAGGAATGGCTGAAGGCCCAGCAGGCGCTGAAGGAGATTATGGGGAATAATGGGCTGGTTCCCTCGTTCGACGAGGCGGGCAACTTATATGGAACTTTACAGGGCAGCCAAGCTGAGCTGCCCGCTGTCATAACGGGCTCCCATATTGATACCGTCGTGAACGGGGGGCGATATGACGGAGCGTATGGGATCGCGGCGGCGCTTGCTGCGGTGCAATATTTGCGGGAGACATACGGTCCTCCGCTTCGCAGCATTGAGGTCGTGTCGCTCAGCGAAGAAGAAGGAAGCCGATTCCCTATGGCGTACTGGGGCTCCGGAAGCATAACGGGAGAGCGCGGGTTCGCGGACATCGCGAATCTGGAGGATGGCGACGGCGTCCCGTTCTTGCAAGCGATGAAGGCGTGCGGCTTCGGCGAAGGAAGTGCCCGAACGGCCCTCAGGGAGAAGGGCTCTATGGCGGCTTTTATTGAGCTGCATATTGAGCAAGGCGCCGTGCTGGAGCGTGAGGGCTTGTCCGTCGGCGTCGTGGATGCGATCGTCGGGCAGCGGCGATTCGTCGTAACGGTGACCGGGGAAGCCAATCATGCAGGCACGACGCCGATGCATATGCGCAAGGACGCGCTGGAAGGCGCGTGCGCAATGGTTATTTTGCTGCGGGAGGAGGCTGCGCGGCATGGGGAGCCGCTAGTCGCTACGGCCGGTCGAATGACCGTGCATCCTAACGTGCCGAATGTTGTGCCGGGGAAGGTGGAATTTACCGTTGACATCAGGCACTCCGATCCGGTGAGGCTGGAGGCGTTCTGCGGCTGGTTCTCCGAAGCCTTCCGCGAGGCAGCGAATCATAGAGGACTGGCTTTTGCCTGCGCCGAGTGGTTCAGGGAGGAGCCGACTCCAATGGACAGCCGGTTG
This genomic window contains:
- the allB gene encoding allantoinase AllB, encoding MIPSEKFDLVIRGGSVVLKDVVGVMDIGIKDGRIVEIGALGDVPDAIEFDATGLTVMAGMVDAHVHLNEPGLGDWEGFRTGTAALAAGGVTTYIDMPLNGLPPTVTVAALEQKLAAARSSSYVDFALWGGLVPGKLEHLAPLREAGVAGYKAFMSTAGGPGEDAFREVDDYTLLEGMKRIAAEGKVLALHAESEPIVSKLAEEMRVAGRVSAGDYTASRPIIAELEAVNRALFYAEQTGCALHFVHISSEAGVRAIESAKRRGLDVTLETCPHYLKLTDASLATKGAAAKCAPPLRSAEEQEKLWRAVTEGCVDMIASDHSPCPEEMKAGDDIFAAWGGIAGAQSSMELMIGEGHVKRGIPLTKLTRMLSLEPARRFGLSSRKGEIRIGADADLALLDLNAGYVLEREGLYHKHKHSPYIGETMHCAIQATISRGRVIYNRRTGIEGEPEGEWLRCK
- a CDS encoding M20 family metallo-hydrolase; amino-acid sequence: MMGLDAPLSEQTKEELLQRLEMLVMNLLEELALYSSSEGSGVTRLLFSKEWLKAQQALKEIMGNNGLVPSFDEAGNLYGTLQGSQAELPAVITGSHIDTVVNGGRYDGAYGIAAALAAVQYLRETYGPPLRSIEVVSLSEEEGSRFPMAYWGSGSITGERGFADIANLEDGDGVPFLQAMKACGFGEGSARTALREKGSMAAFIELHIEQGAVLEREGLSVGVVDAIVGQRRFVVTVTGEANHAGTTPMHMRKDALEGACAMVILLREEAARHGEPLVATAGRMTVHPNVPNVVPGKVEFTVDIRHSDPVRLEAFCGWFSEAFREAANHRGLAFACAEWFREEPTPMDSRLKGMLDAACGGLGVSYRRMVSGAGHDAQMFSRICPSAMLFVPSRGGISHSPEEYTAPSELAVGALVLAKLLYRLGYEGELA